The Caballeronia sp. Lep1P3 genome window below encodes:
- the lspA gene encoding signal peptidase II has protein sequence MAKTMVKQRSSSGSLAPWIGVALIVILFDQLTKIAVQKTFAYGEPHALAPFFNLLLVYNRGAAFSFLAAAGGWQRWAFTALGVVAAAVICYLLKKHSAQRLFCTALALIMGGAIGNVIDRLAYGHVIDFLDFHARAWHWPAFNLADSAITVGAVLLVFDELRRVRGSK, from the coding sequence ATGGCCAAGACGATGGTGAAACAACGCTCGTCGAGCGGATCGCTCGCACCCTGGATCGGCGTCGCGCTGATCGTCATCCTGTTCGATCAGTTGACGAAGATCGCAGTGCAGAAGACGTTCGCCTATGGCGAGCCGCACGCGCTCGCGCCGTTCTTCAACCTGCTGCTCGTCTATAACCGCGGCGCGGCGTTCAGCTTCCTCGCGGCGGCGGGCGGCTGGCAGCGCTGGGCGTTCACCGCGCTCGGCGTCGTCGCGGCGGCCGTGATCTGCTATCTGCTCAAGAAGCATTCGGCGCAGCGCCTCTTCTGCACGGCGCTCGCGCTCATCATGGGCGGCGCGATCGGCAACGTGATCGACCGCCTCGCGTATGGTCACGTCATCGACTTCCTCGATTTTCATGCGCGCGCCTGGCACTGGCCGGCGTTCAATCTCGCGGACAGCGCGATCACCGTCGGCGCCGTGCTGCTGGTGTTCGACGAACTGCGGCGCGTGCGCGGCTCGAAGTGA
- the coaBC gene encoding bifunctional phosphopantothenoylcysteine decarboxylase/phosphopantothenate--cysteine ligase CoaBC — MELAGKHLVLGLTGGIACYKIAELTRLLTKAGATVQIVMTEAATQFITPVTMQALSGRPVYVSQWDARMPNNMPHIDLSREADAIVIAPASTDFIAKLAHGMCDDLLSTLCIARDCPLLVVPAMNRQMWQHPATQRNVAQIRADGVEVLGPDSGSQACGEVGDGRMIEPEAAFEAICAFFQPKILRGQRVLITAGPTFEPLDPVRGITNRSSGKMGFALARAAAQAGADVHLVAGPVALATPWGVFREDVQTALQMHDAVMQATPDADIFIAVAAVADWRVDHASEHKIKKAAGQPLPAFEFVENPDILATVANLPNPPYCVGFAAESGDLELHGEEKRKRKNVPLLIGNLGPLTFGRDDNEVVLFEASGATPLPRADKQTLARALIAEIAKRAPSGGTLFS; from the coding sequence TTGGAACTCGCAGGCAAACATCTCGTTCTCGGACTGACGGGCGGCATCGCGTGCTACAAGATCGCGGAACTCACGCGCCTTTTGACGAAGGCGGGCGCGACCGTGCAGATCGTGATGACCGAAGCCGCGACGCAGTTCATCACGCCCGTCACGATGCAGGCGCTGTCGGGCCGTCCCGTCTACGTTTCGCAGTGGGATGCGCGCATGCCGAACAACATGCCGCACATCGACTTGTCGCGCGAGGCGGATGCGATCGTCATTGCGCCCGCTTCCACCGACTTCATCGCGAAGCTCGCGCACGGCATGTGCGACGACCTGCTCTCGACGCTTTGCATCGCGCGCGATTGCCCGCTGCTCGTCGTGCCCGCGATGAATCGCCAGATGTGGCAACACCCGGCGACGCAGCGCAACGTCGCGCAGATTCGCGCGGACGGCGTCGAAGTGCTGGGCCCGGATTCCGGCTCGCAGGCGTGCGGCGAAGTAGGCGACGGCCGCATGATCGAGCCGGAAGCCGCGTTCGAAGCCATCTGCGCGTTCTTCCAGCCGAAGATTCTGCGCGGTCAGCGCGTGCTGATCACGGCCGGCCCGACGTTCGAGCCGCTCGATCCGGTGCGCGGCATCACGAATCGCTCGTCGGGGAAAATGGGCTTCGCGCTCGCGCGCGCGGCGGCTCAGGCGGGCGCTGACGTGCATCTCGTGGCCGGGCCGGTTGCGCTCGCGACGCCGTGGGGCGTGTTTCGCGAAGACGTGCAGACCGCGCTTCAGATGCACGACGCCGTGATGCAGGCCACGCCCGATGCGGACATCTTCATCGCGGTGGCGGCGGTCGCGGACTGGCGCGTCGATCACGCGAGCGAGCACAAGATCAAGAAGGCGGCGGGCCAGCCGTTGCCGGCGTTCGAGTTCGTCGAGAATCCGGACATTCTCGCAACGGTCGCGAATCTGCCGAATCCGCCGTATTGCGTCGGCTTCGCGGCGGAAAGCGGCGACCTCGAATTGCACGGCGAGGAGAAGCGCAAGCGCAAGAATGTGCCGCTGCTGATCGGCAATCTCGGGCCGCTGACGTTTGGCCGCGACGACAACGAAGTCGTCCTCTTCGAGGCTTCGGGTGCGACGCCGTTGCCGCGCGCGGACAAGCAGACGCTCGCGCGCGCGCTCATCGCGGAGATCGCCAAACGCGCGCCGAGCGGCGGCACGCTCTTTTCCTGA
- a CDS encoding LLM class flavin-dependent oxidoreductase — protein sequence MTKLSVLDQTPVIHGHTTADAIAATLDLAQLADDLGYTRYWCAEHHGLHGVSNPCPEVMLARIGSLTKRIRIGSGGVMLPYYSSFKVAEQFLMLEALFPNRVDLGVGRAPGGDMRTAQAVAAGSYNRGDVFPHQVAELIALFDGKIPDDSLAKGVLLQPHIDTRPELWMLGSSEFGGLLAAQLGIRFAFAHFINAQYGHRVAEAYRERFTAGHEDKPYLAAAVFAICADTDEEAQALEKAVDLRRVQMAYGLNQPIPSIAQGLAQHYGERERAVIAHEKARSIIGTPERVTEKLHALQEQFDADELIVLTVAGSYAARTRSYELLADAFALGQSA from the coding sequence ATGACGAAGCTATCGGTTCTCGACCAGACGCCGGTCATCCACGGCCACACGACGGCGGACGCCATCGCCGCGACGCTCGACCTTGCGCAACTCGCCGACGACCTCGGCTACACGCGCTACTGGTGCGCGGAACATCACGGCTTGCATGGCGTGTCCAATCCGTGTCCGGAAGTGATGCTCGCGCGCATCGGCAGTCTCACGAAGCGCATTCGTATCGGCTCGGGCGGCGTGATGCTGCCGTATTACTCGTCGTTCAAGGTCGCGGAACAGTTTCTGATGCTCGAAGCGCTGTTTCCGAACCGCGTCGATCTGGGCGTCGGGCGCGCGCCCGGCGGCGACATGCGAACGGCGCAGGCGGTCGCGGCGGGTTCGTATAATCGCGGCGACGTCTTCCCGCACCAAGTCGCTGAACTCATCGCCCTCTTCGACGGCAAGATTCCCGACGATTCGCTCGCCAAAGGCGTGCTGCTTCAGCCGCACATCGACACGCGTCCCGAACTGTGGATGCTCGGATCGAGCGAATTCGGCGGCCTGCTTGCGGCGCAACTCGGCATTCGCTTCGCGTTCGCGCATTTCATCAACGCGCAGTATGGGCATCGCGTGGCCGAGGCGTATCGCGAGCGGTTCACGGCGGGCCACGAAGACAAACCGTATCTCGCGGCTGCCGTCTTCGCCATCTGCGCGGATACCGACGAAGAAGCGCAGGCGCTCGAAAAAGCCGTCGATCTGCGTCGCGTGCAGATGGCGTATGGACTGAACCAGCCGATTCCGTCGATTGCGCAAGGGCTCGCGCAGCACTACGGCGAGCGCGAACGCGCGGTCATCGCGCATGAGAAAGCGCGCAGCATCATCGGCACGCCCGAGCGCGTGACCGAGAAGCTGCACGCATTGCAGGAACAATTCGATGCCGACGAGCTGATCGTCCTGACGGTCGCCGGCAGCTACGCCGCACGCACGCGGTCCTATGAACTTCTCGCCGATGCCTTCGCGCTCGGCCAATCCGCCTGA
- the dut gene encoding dUTP diphosphatase, translated as MKLDVKILDPRMRDYLPAYATPGSAGLDLRACLDAPLVIEPHQTVLVPTGLAIHLADPGYAALILPRSGLGHKHGIVLGNLVGLIDSDYQGQLMVSTWNRGDTAFTLNPMERLAQLVIVPVVQAQFNIVDEFDASERGTGGFGSTGKH; from the coding sequence ATGAAACTCGACGTCAAGATTCTCGACCCGCGCATGCGCGACTATCTGCCCGCCTACGCGACGCCCGGCAGCGCGGGCCTCGACCTTCGCGCGTGTCTCGATGCGCCGCTCGTCATCGAGCCGCATCAGACGGTGCTCGTGCCGACCGGCCTCGCCATCCATCTCGCCGATCCCGGCTACGCCGCGCTCATTCTGCCGCGATCGGGCCTCGGCCATAAGCACGGCATCGTGCTGGGCAATCTCGTCGGGCTGATCGATTCTGATTATCAAGGTCAGTTGATGGTCTCGACGTGGAATCGCGGCGATACCGCATTCACGCTCAACCCGATGGAACGGCTCGCGCAGCTGGTGATCGTGCCGGTCGTGCAGGCGCAGTTCAATATCGTCGATGAGTTCGACGCAAGCGAGCGCGGCACGGGCGGGTTCGGCAGTACCGGAAAGCACTGA
- the clpA gene encoding ATP-dependent Clp protease ATP-binding subunit ClpA has product MIAQELEVSLHMAFMEARQARHEFITVEHLLLALLDNPTAAEVLRACAANIEDLRQNLRNFIHDNTPTVPGTDDVDTQPTLGFQRVIQRAIMHVQSTSNGKKEVTGANVLVAIFGEKDSHAVYYLQQQGVTRLDVVNFISHGIAKTNSGDAAKANSEANPESEDAAAQKETPLAQFTQNLNQQAKDGKIDPLIGRELEVERVVQVLCRRRKNNPLLVGEAGVGKTAIAEGLAWRITRGEVPDILADAQVYSLDMGALLAGTKYRGDFEQRLKTVLKELKERPHAILFIDEIHTLIGAGAASGGTLDASNLLKPALSSGQLKCIGATTFTEYRGIFEKDAALSRRFQKVDVTEPSVEQTVAILRGLKSRFEEHHGVKYSSGALSAAAELSARFITDRHLPDKAIDVIDEAGAAQRILPKSKQKKTIGKSEIEEIISKIARVPAQSVSQDDRSKLQTLDRDLKAVVFGQDPAIDALSASIKMARAGLGKTDKPIGAFLFSGPTGVGKTEVAKQLAFTLGIELLRFDMSEYMERHAVSRLIGAPPGYVGFDQGGLLTEAVTKKPHCVLLLDEIEKAHPDIYNVLLQVMDHGTLTDNNGRKADFRNVIIIMTTNAGAETMGKSVIGFTSRRESGDEMADIKRMFTPEFRNRLDSIISFRSLDEEIILRVVDKFLMQLEDQLHEKKVDAVFTDALRKHLAKHGFDPLMGARPMQRLIQDTIRRALADELLFGKLLNGGRVTVDVDAEDKVQLTFDENSAPPRNPNPEAIEVD; this is encoded by the coding sequence ATGATTGCCCAGGAACTGGAAGTCAGTCTGCACATGGCGTTTATGGAAGCACGTCAGGCGCGGCACGAGTTCATAACGGTCGAGCATCTTTTACTGGCCTTGTTGGACAATCCGACCGCGGCTGAAGTGCTGCGCGCCTGCGCAGCGAATATCGAGGATTTGCGTCAGAACCTGCGCAATTTCATTCACGACAACACGCCGACCGTGCCCGGCACGGACGACGTCGATACCCAGCCGACGCTTGGTTTCCAGCGCGTGATTCAGCGCGCGATCATGCATGTGCAATCGACCTCGAACGGCAAGAAGGAAGTGACGGGCGCGAACGTGCTCGTCGCGATCTTCGGCGAGAAGGACTCGCACGCGGTCTACTACCTGCAGCAGCAGGGCGTGACGCGGCTCGATGTCGTGAATTTCATTTCGCACGGCATCGCAAAGACGAACAGTGGCGATGCCGCGAAGGCGAACAGCGAAGCGAATCCGGAATCGGAAGACGCCGCCGCGCAGAAGGAAACGCCGCTCGCACAGTTCACGCAGAACCTGAACCAGCAGGCGAAGGACGGCAAGATCGATCCGCTGATCGGACGCGAGCTGGAAGTCGAGCGCGTCGTGCAGGTGCTCTGCCGCCGCCGCAAGAACAATCCGCTGCTCGTCGGTGAAGCCGGCGTCGGCAAGACCGCGATCGCCGAAGGCCTCGCCTGGCGAATCACGCGCGGCGAAGTGCCGGACATCCTCGCGGATGCGCAGGTCTATTCGCTCGACATGGGCGCGCTGCTCGCGGGCACGAAGTATCGCGGCGATTTCGAGCAGCGTCTCAAGACGGTGCTTAAGGAACTGAAGGAGCGTCCGCACGCCATTCTGTTCATCGACGAGATTCACACGCTGATCGGCGCGGGCGCGGCATCGGGCGGGACGCTCGACGCATCGAACCTGCTGAAGCCGGCGCTTTCGTCGGGGCAGCTGAAGTGCATCGGCGCCACGACGTTCACCGAATATCGCGGCATCTTCGAAAAGGACGCGGCCTTGTCGCGGCGCTTCCAGAAGGTCGATGTCACCGAGCCGTCCGTCGAGCAGACGGTCGCCATTCTGCGCGGTCTCAAGTCGCGTTTCGAAGAGCATCACGGCGTGAAGTACTCCTCGGGTGCGCTGTCGGCGGCGGCGGAACTGTCGGCGCGCTTCATCACGGACCGTCATTTGCCCGACAAGGCAATCGACGTGATCGACGAAGCGGGCGCGGCGCAGCGGATTCTGCCGAAGTCGAAGCAGAAGAAGACCATCGGCAAGAGCGAGATCGAAGAGATCATCTCGAAGATCGCGCGCGTGCCGGCGCAAAGCGTGTCGCAGGACGACCGCAGCAAGCTGCAGACGCTCGACCGCGATCTGAAGGCTGTCGTGTTCGGCCAGGATCCGGCGATCGACGCGCTGTCGGCATCGATCAAGATGGCGCGCGCGGGTCTCGGCAAGACGGACAAGCCGATCGGCGCGTTCCTGTTCTCGGGTCCGACGGGCGTCGGCAAGACCGAAGTCGCGAAGCAGCTCGCGTTCACGCTCGGCATCGAACTGCTTCGCTTCGACATGTCCGAGTACATGGAGCGCCACGCGGTGAGCCGTCTCATCGGCGCGCCGCCGGGCTACGTCGGATTCGATCAGGGCGGTTTGCTGACCGAGGCCGTCACGAAGAAGCCGCATTGCGTGCTGCTGCTGGACGAAATCGAGAAGGCGCATCCGGACATCTACAACGTGCTGCTGCAAGTGATGGACCACGGCACGCTGACGGATAACAACGGGCGCAAGGCGGACTTCCGCAACGTCATCATCATCATGACGACGAACGCGGGCGCGGAAACGATGGGCAAGTCGGTGATCGGCTTCACGTCGCGGCGCGAGTCGGGCGACGAAATGGCCGACATCAAGCGCATGTTCACGCCGGAGTTCCGCAACCGTCTCGATTCGATCATCAGCTTCCGTTCGCTGGACGAGGAAATCATCCTGCGCGTGGTCGACAAGTTCCTCATGCAACTGGAAGATCAGCTGCACGAGAAGAAGGTCGATGCGGTCTTCACCGACGCGCTTCGCAAGCATCTCGCGAAGCACGGTTTCGATCCGCTGATGGGCGCGCGTCCGATGCAGCGTCTGATTCAGGACACGATCCGCCGCGCACTCGCCGACGAACTGCTCTTCGGCAAGCTGCTCAACGGCGGCCGGGTGACGGTCGATGTCGATGCCGAGGACAAGGTCCAGCTGACCTTCGACGAGAATTCGGCGCCGCCGCGCAATCCGAATCCGGAAGCGATCGAGGTGGATTGA
- the clpS gene encoding ATP-dependent Clp protease adapter ClpS, giving the protein MAINPNKQDGTVLERQEQKLKKPSMYKVVLLNDDFTPMEFVVMVVQEYFNKDRETATQIMLKVHREGRGVCGVYTRDIASTKVEQVVSHARQAGHPLQCVMEEA; this is encoded by the coding sequence ATGGCGATAAATCCCAACAAGCAGGATGGCACGGTACTGGAGCGGCAGGAGCAGAAGCTCAAGAAGCCGTCGATGTACAAAGTGGTGCTGCTGAATGACGACTTCACGCCGATGGAATTCGTCGTGATGGTCGTGCAGGAATACTTCAATAAAGATCGTGAGACTGCGACGCAGATCATGCTGAAGGTTCATCGCGAGGGCAGGGGAGTTTGTGGGGTCTATACGCGGGATATCGCGTCGACCAAAGTTGAGCAAGTCGTTAGCCATGCACGGCAAGCGGGACACCCGCTGCAGTGCGTGATGGAGGAAGCATGA
- the cspD gene encoding cold shock domain-containing protein CspD, with protein sequence MSTGTVKWFNDAKGYGFITPDEGGEDLFAHFSAIQMNGFKTLKEGQKVSFEIVQGPKGKQASNIQDAA encoded by the coding sequence ATGTCTACAGGTACGGTCAAATGGTTCAACGACGCGAAAGGCTACGGATTCATCACGCCCGATGAAGGCGGCGAGGATCTGTTCGCACATTTCTCGGCGATTCAGATGAACGGTTTCAAGACGCTCAAGGAAGGCCAGAAGGTTTCTTTCGAGATCGTCCAGGGACCCAAGGGCAAACAGGCATCGAACATCCAGGACGCAGCCTGA
- the icd gene encoding NADP-dependent isocitrate dehydrogenase — translation MPYQHIEVPASGEKITVNADFTLNVPDQPIIPYIEGDGTGVDITPVMLKVVDAAVEKAYGGKRKIQWMEIFAGEKATQVYGPDVWLPDETLDVVKEYIVSIKGPLTTPVGGGIRSLNVALRQQLDLYVCLRPVRYFKGVPSPLREPEKVDMVIFRENSEDIYAGIEWPAESAEAKKVIAFLRDEMGVKKIRFPESSGLGIKPVSREGTERLVRKAIQYAIDNNRRSVTLVHKGNIMKFTEGAFRDYGYALAQKEFDAQLIDGGPWMKVKNPKTGGDVVVKDVIADAFLQQILLRPAEYDVIATLNLNGDYISDALAAQVGGIGIAPGANMSDSVAMFEATHGTAPKYAGKDYVNPGSEILSAEMMLRHLGWTEAADRIIASMEQSILSKRVTYDFARLMEGATQVSCSAFGDVMIENM, via the coding sequence ATGCCGTATCAGCACATCGAGGTTCCGGCGAGCGGTGAAAAGATCACCGTCAACGCGGATTTCACGCTCAACGTTCCGGACCAGCCGATCATCCCGTATATCGAGGGCGACGGCACGGGCGTGGACATCACGCCTGTGATGCTCAAGGTGGTCGATGCGGCAGTCGAAAAAGCCTACGGCGGCAAGCGCAAGATTCAATGGATGGAAATCTTCGCTGGCGAAAAGGCGACGCAAGTCTACGGCCCGGACGTTTGGCTGCCCGACGAAACGCTCGACGTGGTGAAGGAATACATCGTGTCGATCAAGGGGCCGCTCACGACGCCGGTCGGCGGCGGCATCCGCTCGCTCAACGTCGCGCTTCGCCAGCAGCTCGATCTCTACGTCTGCCTGCGTCCGGTGCGCTACTTCAAGGGCGTGCCGTCGCCGCTGCGCGAGCCGGAGAAGGTGGACATGGTGATCTTCCGCGAGAACTCGGAAGACATCTACGCGGGCATCGAGTGGCCGGCGGAATCGGCCGAGGCGAAAAAGGTGATCGCGTTCCTGCGCGACGAAATGGGCGTGAAGAAAATCCGCTTTCCGGAATCGTCGGGGCTCGGCATCAAGCCGGTGTCGCGCGAGGGCACGGAGCGGCTCGTGCGCAAGGCGATTCAATACGCGATCGACAATAACCGCCGTTCGGTGACGCTCGTGCACAAGGGCAACATCATGAAGTTCACCGAAGGCGCGTTCCGCGATTACGGTTACGCGCTCGCGCAAAAGGAATTCGACGCGCAACTGATCGACGGCGGCCCCTGGATGAAGGTCAAGAATCCGAAGACGGGCGGCGATGTCGTCGTGAAGGACGTGATCGCCGATGCGTTCCTTCAGCAGATCCTGTTGCGCCCGGCCGAATACGATGTCATCGCGACGCTGAATCTCAACGGCGACTATATCTCCGACGCGCTCGCCGCGCAGGTCGGCGGTATCGGCATCGCGCCGGGCGCGAACATGTCGGACTCCGTTGCGATGTTCGAAGCGACGCACGGCACCGCGCCGAAATACGCGGGCAAGGACTACGTGAATCCCGGCTCGGAAATTCTCTCCGCCGAAATGATGCTGCGTCATCTCGGGTGGACGGAGGCGGCGGATCGCATTATCGCGTCGATGGAGCAATCCATTCTGTCCAAACGCGTCACCTACGATTTCGCGAGGCTGATGGAAGGCGCGACGCAGGTGTCGTGTTCGGCTTTCGGCGATGTGATGATCGAAAACATGTAA
- a CDS encoding pseudouridine synthase yields the protein MPLIALNKPFGTICQFSAHETRPSLGDWVKTPGVYPAGRLDADSEGLLLLTDDGALQARIAEPRHKLVKRYWAQVEGAPGDDALAHLAKGVDLGDYVTRPCRATFVAEREIEALWPRNPPIRYRAAIPTTWIELAITEGKNRQVRRMTAAVGYPTLRLVRVAIGALDVFALGLAPGETAEVPARAPWQRTR from the coding sequence ATGCCGCTCATCGCTCTCAATAAACCGTTCGGCACTATCTGCCAGTTTTCGGCGCACGAAACACGTCCCTCGCTCGGCGACTGGGTAAAGACGCCGGGCGTCTATCCGGCGGGCCGCCTCGACGCGGACAGCGAAGGGCTCTTGCTGCTGACGGACGACGGCGCGCTGCAGGCGCGCATCGCCGAGCCGCGCCACAAGCTCGTCAAGCGCTACTGGGCGCAAGTCGAAGGCGCACCCGGCGACGACGCCCTCGCGCATCTGGCGAAAGGCGTCGATCTCGGCGACTACGTGACGCGCCCGTGCCGCGCAACGTTCGTCGCCGAGCGCGAGATCGAGGCCCTGTGGCCGCGCAATCCGCCGATCCGCTACCGCGCCGCCATCCCGACGACGTGGATCGAACTCGCGATCACCGAAGGCAAGAACCGGCAGGTGCGGCGCATGACGGCGGCGGTCGGCTATCCGACGCTGCGGCTCGTGCGCGTGGCCATCGGCGCGCTCGATGTCTTCGCGCTCGGCCTCGCGCCCGGCGAGACGGCCGAGGTGCCCGCTCGCGCGCCGTGGCAACGCACGCGCTGA
- a CDS encoding DUF192 domain-containing protein, whose protein sequence is MLLPLASLSLAQAQAMPPGAKQPSEFPRAKLTAGMYVIDAAVAANDADREQGLMYRTQLAANEGMLFVFNENAVHCFWMKNTLIPLSIAFIRADGTVTDIDEMDAETTNNHCPRNNGTYALEMSKGWFTAKGIKPGMKIKGLPGAQ, encoded by the coding sequence ATGCTGCTGCCGCTCGCGTCGCTTTCACTCGCACAGGCGCAGGCCATGCCGCCTGGCGCGAAGCAACCGTCGGAGTTTCCGCGCGCGAAGCTCACCGCGGGCATGTACGTGATCGACGCCGCCGTCGCCGCGAACGACGCGGATCGCGAACAAGGGCTCATGTATCGCACGCAACTCGCCGCGAACGAGGGCATGCTCTTCGTGTTCAACGAGAACGCCGTGCATTGCTTCTGGATGAAGAACACGCTGATTCCGCTGTCGATCGCCTTTATCCGCGCGGACGGCACAGTCACGGATATCGACGAAATGGATGCCGAAACAACCAACAACCATTGCCCGCGCAATAACGGCACGTATGCGCTCGAGATGAGCAAAGGCTGGTTCACGGCGAAAGGCATCAAGCCGGGAATGAAGATCAAGGGGCTGCCAGGCGCGCAGTAA
- the fusA gene encoding elongation factor G has protein sequence MPRKTPIERYRNIGISAHIDAGKTTTTERILFYTGVTHKIGEVHDGAATMDWMEQEQERGITITSAATTAFWKGMAGNYPEHRINIIDTPGHVDFTIEVERSMRVLDGACMVYDSVGGVQPQSETVWRQANKYKVPRIAFVNKMDRVGADFFRVQRQIGERLKGVAVPIQIPIGAEDHFQGVVDLVKMKAIVWDDDSQGIKFTYEEIPENLKDLAHEWREKMVEAAAESSEELLEKYLDDHESLTEDEIKTAIRKRTIANEIVPMLCGSAFKNKGVQAMLDAVIDYLPSPVDVPAILGHTEDDQQAERHPSDDEPFSALAFKIMTDPFVGQLIFFRVYSGVVNSGDTVFNPVKDKKERLGRILQMHANERKEIKEVRAGDIAAAVGLKEATTGDTLCDPANVIILERMIFPEPVISQAVEPKTKADQEKMGIALNRLAQEDPSFRVATDEESGQTIISGMGELHLEILVDRMKREFGVEATVGKPQVAYRETVRNKIEDVEGKFVKQSGGRGQYGHAVISLEPHPGKGYEFVDQIKGGVIPREYIPAVDKGIQETLKSGVLAGYPVVDTKVTLTFGSYHDVDSNENAFRMAGSIAFKEAMRKAKPVLLEPTMAVEVETPEEFMGNVMGDLSSRRGIVQGMEDIAGGGGKIVRAEVPLAEMFGYSTSLRSLTQGRATYTMEFKHYAETPNNVSEAIINSKGK, from the coding sequence GTGCCCCGCAAGACTCCCATCGAGCGCTATCGGAATATCGGAATCAGCGCTCACATCGATGCCGGCAAAACCACTACGACCGAGCGCATCCTTTTCTACACCGGCGTGACTCACAAGATCGGCGAGGTTCACGACGGCGCGGCGACGATGGACTGGATGGAGCAGGAGCAGGAGCGCGGCATCACGATCACCTCCGCCGCGACGACCGCCTTCTGGAAGGGCATGGCCGGCAATTATCCCGAGCATCGCATCAACATTATCGATACGCCGGGACACGTCGATTTCACGATCGAAGTGGAGCGCTCCATGCGCGTGCTCGACGGAGCATGCATGGTGTACGACTCCGTCGGCGGCGTGCAGCCGCAATCGGAAACCGTGTGGCGTCAGGCGAACAAGTACAAGGTGCCGCGCATTGCGTTCGTCAACAAGATGGATCGCGTCGGCGCGGACTTTTTCCGCGTTCAGCGGCAGATCGGCGAGCGTCTGAAGGGCGTGGCCGTGCCGATCCAGATTCCGATCGGCGCGGAAGACCACTTTCAGGGCGTAGTCGATCTCGTGAAGATGAAGGCGATCGTCTGGGACGACGATAGCCAGGGCATCAAGTTCACCTACGAAGAGATTCCCGAGAACCTCAAGGACCTCGCGCACGAATGGCGCGAGAAGATGGTCGAGGCGGCCGCCGAATCGAGCGAGGAACTGCTCGAAAAGTATCTCGACGACCACGAAAGCCTGACCGAGGACGAGATCAAGACGGCCATCCGCAAGCGCACCATCGCGAACGAGATCGTGCCGATGCTCTGCGGCAGCGCGTTCAAGAACAAGGGCGTGCAGGCGATGCTCGACGCGGTGATCGACTATCTGCCCTCGCCGGTGGATGTACCCGCGATCCTCGGCCACACCGAGGACGACCAGCAAGCGGAGCGCCATCCGAGCGACGACGAGCCGTTCTCCGCCCTCGCCTTCAAGATCATGACCGACCCGTTCGTCGGCCAGTTGATCTTTTTCCGCGTGTACTCGGGCGTGGTGAATTCGGGCGATACGGTCTTCAATCCGGTGAAGGACAAGAAGGAGCGCCTCGGCCGGATTCTGCAAATGCACGCGAACGAGCGCAAGGAAATCAAGGAAGTGCGCGCGGGCGACATCGCGGCGGCGGTCGGCCTGAAGGAAGCGACGACCGGCGACACGCTCTGCGATCCGGCGAACGTCATCATTCTCGAACGGATGATTTTCCCGGAGCCGGTGATCTCGCAGGCCGTCGAGCCGAAGACGAAGGCCGATCAGGAAAAAATGGGCATTGCGCTGAATCGTCTCGCGCAGGAAGACCCGTCGTTTCGCGTCGCGACCGACGAAGAATCCGGCCAGACGATCATCTCCGGCATGGGCGAGCTGCACCTTGAAATTCTGGTCGACCGCATGAAGCGCGAATTCGGCGTGGAGGCGACCGTCGGCAAGCCGCAGGTCGCGTATCGCGAAACGGTGCGCAACAAGATCGAGGATGTCGAAGGCAAGTTCGTCAAGCAGTCAGGCGGGCGCGGCCAGTACGGTCATGCGGTGATTTCGCTGGAGCCGCATCCGGGCAAGGGCTACGAATTCGTCGATCAGATCAAGGGCGGCGTAATTCCGCGCGAATACATTCCGGCGGTGGACAAGGGCATTCAGGAAACGCTGAAGTCGGGCGTGCTCGCGGGCTATCCGGTCGTCGATACGAAGGTCACGCTGACTTTCGGCTCGTACCACGATGTCGATTCCAACGAAAACGCGTTCCGCATGGCCGGCTCGATTGCCTTCAAGGAAGCCATGCGCAAGGCCAAGCCCGTTCTGCTCGAACCGACGATGGCCGTCGAAGTCGAAACGCCCGAGGAGTTCATGGGCAACGTGATGGGCGATCTGTCGAGCCGGCGCGGCATCGTGCAGGGCATGGAGGACATCGCGGGCGGCG